The Aureitalea marina genome includes a window with the following:
- a CDS encoding helix-turn-helix domain-containing protein, producing MRTILLSLWMLAGLCQLSYAQQAESLDQLSDEQLLTMFDEVIQDSLAAERVARIYLDRARKEKDTIKMARGYDRLARIFSLERNIQFADSVITLTADLNHITYPALGYILRGYNFQLGDDLVNCTRNYLEAYKLSIQNENSLQQVYLLDKLIYKKAIWGNRIEALKLQKRRDELVQDKNYIEKLRSANRIGVEFDVEEILLNDFIVSSENYAFIYYNMRRLDSARVYLKEALKLLENYKGEHLDYHRNWVIEFQMELEYIAENYKESIRIGDSIISGGTGIYMSSSLFNAYMIAGLSRTKMLNNYESGLTMMLKADSIFSTEKIRIQPYKRELFDTLLGYYRSIDDDKSQMKYLSRLITFDSIMRVNYQYFEPELIKELETNELIAQKQELLARLNRNKRVNGIKIGVLFGFVLLSCWALVYYYRKHVLYRKRYESLKSNSGPTARKSKMRRQEISDEVIREILDRLEQFERKKAYLSADISLNSIARSFGTNAKYLSSVINLNKGKNFSQYINSLRTQYAFDRLREDRMFQRYTIRAVAGESGFNRAESFSKAFYRNFGIYPSYYIKKLEKDELKTTPNPAEPLAD from the coding sequence ATGAGAACCATCCTCCTATCATTATGGATGTTGGCCGGTTTGTGTCAACTTTCCTATGCGCAACAAGCGGAATCCCTTGATCAATTATCTGACGAACAACTCCTGACCATGTTCGATGAGGTTATACAGGACAGCCTGGCTGCCGAGCGTGTTGCCCGCATCTACCTGGATAGGGCCAGGAAAGAGAAAGACACCATTAAGATGGCCAGGGGCTATGATCGATTGGCACGTATATTCTCGCTGGAGCGGAATATTCAATTTGCTGATAGCGTCATTACCCTTACAGCTGATCTAAACCATATCACCTATCCGGCACTTGGTTATATTTTGCGTGGTTATAATTTTCAATTGGGTGATGACTTAGTCAATTGTACTAGGAATTATTTGGAAGCTTATAAACTTTCCATTCAGAATGAAAATAGTCTTCAACAGGTGTATTTACTTGATAAACTAATCTATAAGAAAGCTATTTGGGGCAATAGAATAGAGGCTTTGAAGCTCCAGAAACGTCGTGATGAATTAGTTCAGGACAAAAACTATATCGAGAAACTTAGGTCTGCGAATCGAATCGGAGTTGAATTTGATGTAGAAGAAATACTCTTGAACGATTTTATAGTAAGTTCCGAAAATTATGCATTCATCTATTACAATATGAGGAGGTTAGACTCTGCTCGCGTCTATTTAAAAGAAGCATTAAAGTTATTGGAAAATTATAAAGGTGAACACCTTGATTATCATCGAAATTGGGTAATCGAGTTTCAAATGGAATTAGAGTATATAGCAGAGAATTATAAGGAATCAATACGAATTGGTGATAGCATAATAAGTGGTGGGACGGGTATTTATATGTCCTCAAGTTTATTTAACGCATATATGATTGCCGGATTATCTAGAACCAAAATGCTTAATAATTACGAATCTGGATTAACGATGATGCTTAAGGCCGATTCAATCTTCTCGACCGAAAAAATTAGAATTCAACCGTATAAACGGGAGTTGTTTGATACACTTCTTGGGTATTACAGATCAATTGATGATGATAAGAGCCAGATGAAATATTTGAGTAGACTGATCACTTTCGACAGTATTATGAGGGTTAACTATCAGTATTTTGAGCCTGAGTTGATCAAGGAGCTGGAAACGAACGAATTGATTGCTCAAAAACAGGAATTATTGGCTCGTTTAAATCGGAACAAGCGCGTCAATGGGATCAAGATCGGGGTTTTGTTTGGCTTCGTCTTGCTGAGTTGCTGGGCCCTCGTATATTACTATCGCAAACATGTCCTTTATCGCAAACGATACGAGAGCTTGAAGAGTAATTCGGGCCCTACAGCCAGAAAATCAAAGATGAGAAGGCAGGAAATATCCGATGAGGTGATACGGGAAATTCTGGACCGATTGGAACAGTTTGAACGCAAGAAAGCCTATTTGTCCGCGGACATCTCCTTAAACAGTATAGCCCGTTCCTTCGGCACCAATGCCAAGTATTTGTCTTCGGTGATTAACCTGAATAAGGGAAAGAACTTTTCACAGTATATCAACTCACTTAGAACACAGTACGCCTTTGACAGGCTGCGTGAGGATAGGATGTTCCAGAGATATACCATTCGAGCGGTCGCTGGCGAGTCCGGCTTTAATCGGGCAGAATCCTTTTCTAAAGCCTTTTACCGAAATTTCGGAATCTATCCCTCGTATTACATCAAGAAATTGGAAAAGGACGAACTTAAGACGACTCCTAATCCTGCAGAACCGCTTGCAGATTAA
- the tsaE gene encoding tRNA (adenosine(37)-N6)-threonylcarbamoyltransferase complex ATPase subunit type 1 TsaE: MKYTYTLKDLPDLARKILSEITYKNLLFYGEMGTGKTTLIKELARKLGVEEELSSPTFAIVNEHKTDDGPLYHFDFYRIGDVSEALDIGMEEYLESGDWNMIEWPERIESLIEPPYVRMEITTNDNGSRTLKMLSVN, encoded by the coding sequence ATGAAGTACACCTATACGCTGAAAGACCTTCCAGATTTGGCCAGGAAAATACTTTCAGAAATTACCTACAAGAACCTGCTTTTTTACGGGGAAATGGGTACGGGTAAAACCACACTGATCAAAGAATTGGCCAGGAAGCTAGGAGTCGAAGAAGAGTTAAGCAGTCCGACGTTCGCCATCGTAAATGAGCATAAAACTGACGACGGACCACTTTATCACTTCGACTTTTATCGTATAGGTGACGTAAGTGAAGCCTTAGACATAGGAATGGAAGAGTACTTGGAATCAGGCGATTGGAACATGATCGAATGGCCGGAGCGGATAGAAAGCCTGATAGAACCTCCTTATGTTAGAATGGAAATAACAACCAACGATAACGGAAGTAGAACATTAAAGATGTTGTCAGTGAACTAG